A stretch of Acidimicrobiales bacterium DNA encodes these proteins:
- a CDS encoding M23 family metallopeptidase, which translates to MGRCVVGEWRAKGAGRTERGQAVPLMALVVVVVAVVALGVARLGRAAGARASAQTAADASALAGALDGEPGAREVATANGGRLVAFRQVGADVVVTVEAGGARAQARARPVGSSVAGVTVAGGFALPVPPSRVAPGAWGRPHHDYPALDLPVPTGTPVAALAGGRVRWVDDNRCGQGVSIDVASGVRYVYCHASGRSVPDGAYVTAGREVIRSGATGHVTGPHLHIGVFVDGVSVCPQPLLQALLAGRAPPPWRSLPAAGCSY; encoded by the coding sequence ATGGGGAGGTGTGTCGTGGGGGAGTGGCGTGCAAAGGGTGCGGGTCGGACCGAACGGGGCCAGGCGGTGCCGTTGATGGCGCTCGTTGTGGTGGTCGTGGCGGTCGTGGCCCTCGGCGTGGCACGACTGGGCCGGGCCGCGGGCGCGCGGGCGTCGGCCCAGACGGCCGCCGACGCCTCGGCGCTCGCGGGCGCGCTCGACGGCGAGCCGGGAGCCCGCGAAGTCGCGACGGCCAACGGTGGCCGACTCGTCGCCTTCCGGCAGGTCGGTGCCGATGTCGTCGTCACCGTCGAGGCTGGCGGTGCACGCGCACAGGCACGCGCGCGCCCGGTGGGTTCGTCGGTCGCCGGCGTGACGGTCGCCGGCGGCTTCGCGCTGCCGGTGCCGCCCTCCCGTGTGGCGCCGGGCGCGTGGGGCCGCCCGCACCACGACTACCCCGCGCTCGACTTGCCCGTTCCGACGGGTACGCCGGTGGCCGCGCTCGCAGGCGGGCGAGTGCGGTGGGTCGACGACAACCGCTGTGGCCAGGGCGTGTCGATCGACGTCGCGAGCGGCGTCCGGTATGTGTACTGCCACGCGTCGGGTCGTTCGGTGCCGGACGGCGCATACGTGACAGCCGGCCGTGAGGTGATCCGCTCGGGCGCCACTGGCCACGTCACCGGTCCGCACCTGCACATCGGGGTGTTCGTCGACGGCGTGTCCGTCTGCCCGCAACCGTTGCTCCAGGCGTTGCTGGCAGGCCGCGCCCCGCCGCCGTGGCGCTCGCTGCCCGCCGCGGGTTGCAGCTACTGA
- a CDS encoding DUF3566 domain-containing protein — protein MPRRSRDVATRRGDATADRGRRVVRTLRRVELWTVFRLSGCVYLALWAMGLLALAVIWWISSNTGTTSNIESFLRDVGFKNFEFNGPELLLAAGLGGLVLVLAGTLLTTVLAALVNLISELTGGLKVVVIEPPGVDLPVGGTVPAAAAATFSPDVGVAVAPPVVATFGTGGPATNGEPDLAPAAHYRVRAATGSANPGRGAAPGAGSPAEPAHGDPRLAASDAADDSWSARAGRLLRGVANPRGPVRTEPD, from the coding sequence GTGCCCCGCCGTTCTCGCGACGTCGCTACCAGACGAGGCGACGCGACCGCGGATCGTGGGCGCCGTGTGGTGCGGACCTTGCGGCGTGTCGAGCTGTGGACGGTCTTCCGGTTGAGCGGCTGTGTCTACCTCGCGCTGTGGGCGATGGGCCTGCTCGCGCTCGCCGTCATCTGGTGGATCTCGAGCAACACCGGCACCACCAGCAACATCGAGAGCTTCCTGCGTGACGTCGGATTCAAGAACTTCGAGTTCAACGGCCCCGAGTTGCTGCTGGCAGCAGGCCTCGGTGGTCTGGTTCTCGTGCTCGCCGGCACGCTGCTCACCACCGTGCTGGCCGCGTTGGTCAACTTGATCAGCGAGCTCACCGGTGGGCTCAAGGTGGTCGTGATCGAGCCTCCGGGTGTCGATCTTCCGGTGGGCGGAACCGTGCCCGCCGCAGCGGCGGCCACGTTCTCGCCGGACGTGGGTGTCGCCGTTGCGCCGCCGGTCGTGGCCACCTTCGGGACGGGTGGCCCCGCGACGAACGGCGAGCCCGACCTTGCGCCTGCCGCCCACTACCGCGTGCGGGCAGCGACCGGCTCGGCAAATCCCGGCCGGGGCGCGGCACCCGGCGCCGGATCGCCGGCCGAACCTGCACACGGGGATCCACGACTCGCCGCATCCGATGCCGCCGACGACAGCTGGTCGGCTCGCGCCGGGCGGCTGCTGCGCGGGGTTGCCAACCCCCGTGGACCGGTTCGCACCGAGCCAGACTGA